The window TTGAAGAAACCAAAAAGAACTGATTGGCCACATTGGGATCCGGCTGATTGGGATCCAAGACCGTAAAAGGCACATTTTTGGCATTGAAAATCGTGGTTTTCACAGGGTCACGGCTGACCAAAACCCAGGTCAGGCCGCTGAGAATCCCCAGCAAGGCCACAGAGAGAAGAATCACGCGGGTACGAATATGACGTGCGGGCTTGCCATCCAACTCATTCAGCGTGGTATAGCTGATCAAGCCAGGATCCTTGTGTTGACGCAACATGACTTCATCACAGGCATCAATACAGGCAGTACAAGCCACACATTCCAATTGCACGCCCCGGCGGATATCCACCCCCGTGGGGCAGACCTGAACGCAACGGTTACAACTGATGCAATCGCCCTGTTCTTCTTTGGGAACATCGGCTCCACGGCGGGGTTCGCCGCGTTTTTCATCATAAATCACGGCCAGAGAATTTTCATCCATCAAGACAGATTGAAAACGCCCATAGGGGCACATGATAATGCAAAACTGTTCGCGGAACCAGCCAAAAGAAAAGAGCAAAACAACAGTGGTAAAAGCCATCACGGTAAACGCCGTGGGATGCTCCGCTGGAGAGCGGGTCATCCAATGCCCCAGCTCTTCGGTGCCAATAAAATAGGCCAGAAAGCTGTGGGTAATGATCAAGGTGACAATCAAAAAGGCAAACCATTTTGTCGCCTTGAGCCGCAATTTATTGAAGGACAGGGGAGCCTCGGCCAAACGGCGGCGTTGCACGGAATTGCCTTCGATCAAGCGCTCTATTTTGCGATAGACAAACTCAACAAAGACCGTTTCCGGGCAACCCCAGCCACACCAGAGGCGCCCCTTGATCGCAGTCAACAAAGATATTCCGATCAGAACCCCACCAAAAACAAAGACCAGCAAAGGCGCATCATGGGCCCAAAACGCCAATCCGAAAATCACGAAACGGCGATGGGTAATATCCAACAGAATGGATTGGTAACCATTGATCTGAATCCAGGGAAGGAGCAGAAAAACAGCGACCAAGATGGCATGCACCAGCAAGCGGCGCTTGTGGTATTTGCCCTCCACATCGGCAGGATACAGATAGACCCGATGCCCCGACTCATCCGTCGTTGCCAGTCTGTCTTGAGGAAGTTCTTCTATCTTCATGACCTAATACTTCTCTCCCTGAGGAGCTTTTGGATTGGCAGGCTTGCTGCCTTGAATCGAAACGATATAAGAAGTGACATTGGAAATATCCTGCTGAGAAAGCACGGGCCCCCAGGCAGGCATCCCTTTGGCGGTCACCCCTTCTTTAATCACCTTGAGAATACTCAAGGGTTTTCCATCCCCATTGATCCAATAGACATCGGTCAGGTTGGGGCCAATCAGACCGCCCCCATCCGGGCCATGGCAACTGGAACAGGTGCTGGTGAACTTGTCTTTACCAGCGGCTACCACAGCGCTGTCTTTGGCTCCCTTGAGCAGGGTATCATCGCTGAGAGAAGCCATTTGGGCTGCAGACTTGGCCAGTTCAGCCGCCTGCATCTCTGCCCACTGTTTCTCATAGGCTTTCTGCACAAGGTGCCCATCGCCAATGATATGGTGCCAGGTAAAGTAAAAAGCGGCAAAGACAATGGCGATATAAAAGGTACCCAACCACCACCCTGGCAGGGGGTTGTCGAGTTCTTTAATACCATCATAATCATGGTCGAGCAGGGGGTCATTGGTCAAGTGATCCCTTGCCATTTTAGGTTCGTGACTCATTTAGGTATCCTCCTGTAAGGGAAGTTCAGACATATGCTGATACACAGGTTTCCGCCAAGGCTGAAAAACCCAGATCAGCATGCTGATAAACACAGTGAAAAAGATGATCAATCCAACATTCGTCAGATCCGGCATATTGAAATAAGCCAATACTTCTGATTTCATTTGGCTGATGCAACCTCCACTTCACCGGTTTTGCCCAAACGTTGGAGATAGGCAATCAAGGCGACGATCTCTTTGTCTTTGATCTCATCGGCTTTTACACCCACTTCTTTTTCAAGCACAGCAGCAATTTGAGCGGCTTCTTTTTCAGCATTTTCACGGGCATCCTTGACCTGATCATCGCTGTAGGGCACACCCAATTTCTTCATGACCGCCAATTTGGCTTGAACGCTGCCGAAATCAGCTTTGCCCGTAGCCAACCAACCATAATTGGGCATGATCGATTGGGGTACGATATCACGGGGATTCAGCATATGGCGGTAATGCCAGCTGTTGGGATATTTACCACCAACACGCGCCAAATCAGGGCCCGCACGACGCGAACCCCATTGGAAGGGACGATCGTACATGGATTCAGCCACAGTGCTGGGTTTCCCATAACGCAGGGTTTCTGCCACCATCGGGCGAATCTGCTGAGAGTGGCAGACATAACAGCCTTCACGCACATACAGATCACGGCCGGTCAGTTCCAAAGGAGAATAGACCCGCGCAGCGGTTTTGACAGGAACAAATTCCTGAACCACCATGGCCGGGACAATTTCAATGATTGAACCGACTAAAATCGCAATAATCGTCAGCGCAGTAAAGACATAGGGCAAACCTTCAAGCAGACGGTGGGGTTTGGTGCCCACCAGACGGGCATTGATTTTGTTGAAACTTGGCAGTTTCTCAGCCTTATCGGTTACAACATAATCTTTCTGACCGCCCTGAATGGTTTTGACCAGGTTGTAGATCAGCAGACAATAGCCGATCAAGAACATCACCCCTGACAGACCACGCACCCAATAGAGGGGCACAATCCGGGTAACGGTTTCAATAAAGTCAGGATAGGTCAGTTTGCCTTCAGCATTGATGGCACGCCACATCAGACCTTGGGTAATCCCGGCAGTCCACATTGAGATCATATAAATCCCAGTGGCGGTAACCCCTGTCCAGAAGTGAGCATTTGCCAATTTCACGCTGTAAAGCTTGGTATTCCAAAGTTTGGGAACCAGATAGTAGAGCATGCCAAAGGTCAAGAGACCATTCCAACCCAAAGTACCGCCATGCACGTGGCCGATGGTCCAGTCGGTATAGTGGCTCAGGGAGTTTACAGCCTTGATCGAGAGCAAAGGCCCTTCAAAGGTTGACATCCCGTAGAAGGTCACGCCTGCGACCAGGAACTTGAGAATCGGGTCGGTACGCAGACGATCCCAGGCCCCACGCAGGGTGAGCAGACCGTTGATCATCCCACCCCAGCTCGGCGCCCAAAGCATCAAGCTGAAAACCATGCCCACGGTCTGAGACCATTCAGGCAAAGCGGTATTGAGCAGATGGTGAGGGCCGGCCCAGATATAAATAAAGACCAAAGCCCAAAAGTGAACAATCGAGAGACGGTAGCTGTAAACCGGACGGCCCACAGCTTTGGGGATATAGTAATACATCAATCCCAGGAAGGGTGTGGTCAGGAAAAAGGCCACCGCATTGTGGCCATACCACCACTGAATCAGACCATCCTGTACCCCAGCGAAAAGCGGATAGCTTTTCAGGAAACTGACGGGAAATTCAAGTGAGTTGACAATATGCAGAACGGCCACGGTTACGATCGTGGCAATATAAAACCAAAGCGCCACATACATATGGCGCTCGCGACGTTTCCAAAGGGTGCCGAAGAAATTCACGGCAAAGATCACCCAAACCACGGTAATGGCGATATCGATCGGCCATTCCAGTTCGGCATATTCTTTGCCCATGGTAATTCCCAAAGGCAGCGTAATCGCGGCTGAAACAATGATCAGCTGCCAGCCCCAGAAATGGGCCCGGCTGAGCAAATCAGAGAAGAGGCGCGTTTTACATAACCTCTGTGTCGAGTGATAAATTCCGGCAAAAATAGCATTGCCGGCAAAAGCAAAAATGGCTGCATTGGTATGCAGCGGACGCAGGCGGCCATAGGTCAGCCAGGGCAGATTAAAATTCAGACGCCAATCGGCGAGCTGAAAAGCAATCGTCACCCCAAGCAGAAATGCCACAAACGCCCAGACCATCGTTGCAACAACGAATAATTTGACGACCTTGTCATCATACTCAAAGCTTTCAACCTGTCCGGTTGAATCCACTTCAAGCACGTCTGACGCAGGTGTTGCATCTTGCGATTTCATGGTTGTAGGCTTGTCCATACCTTTCTATGATTAATTCTATTTTTCATCGTAAAGAACACGATGAGAGGGTGTTTCTAAATCTTCAAACTGTCCATTTTTCACAGCCCAGAGAAAGGCTGCGGCAAATCCGGCCGAAACCAGAATCGCCATGGGCACAGTTAAAATCAAAATATTCACAGTTTTCTTCCTCCGATCACGGCCAAAGCCACCACCGTCAGAGAACTGATCGGCATCAGTACGGCCGCAAAGAGAGGGGTGACCCATCCCATCACAGCCGCACTGATGCTGGCCAGGTTATAGACCAATGAGAAGCTCAGGCAAAGTTTAATCAAACTCAGCGTTTTTTGAGAATGCAGAATCAGGCTGGGAATCTGACTGATGCCGGTTTCCGTCAAATGCACGTCGGCGGTCTGAAGGTTTTCTTCAACCCCTCCCTGAACCGAAATACCGATCCGAGCCGAAGAGAGCGCCATAATATCATTCACACCATCGCCAATCATGACAGGGGCTTCAAAGCCCTTGAGAATGGTTTCTTTTTGTTCCGGCGTAACCCGTGAAAAAACCTTTTCAATCCCCAAATTTTCAGCCACGCGCTGACAGGGAGCGGCCTGGTCTCCTGATAGCAAAACCAGTTCATAGCCCATTTGGCGCAGACGGGCCAAGGTTTGATGCGTACCTTCGCGAATGCGATCTCCCAGCCAGATACGCCCCTGCAAGGTATCCTCACAGCGCAATTCCAACTGGGTCACAGGTTGCCCACCGGCCAATTCACTCTCTTGGTTGAGAGAAGGCAGCACTTGCCACAAATGCCCTGCAATTCGGCCTTGAACACCGCCGGTATTCAAAACTTCTGCCTGTTCAACTTCGGGCAGGGGGCGTTCACTGGCAAAATGGCGAACCAGCGCCAGGGCCACAGGATGGGTTGAGTGAATCTCAAGGGCCCGCAGAGCATCTTCAGCTTCCGGGCTGAGCGCTTCGGCTTGAAGCACTTGAAAACGCCCTTCGGTGAGGGTTCCGGTTTTGTCAAAAATCAGGGTTTTCACATCCTGCAATTCTTCAAGCGTATGCGCATTTTTAATCAGGTAACCCCGTGCAAACGCCCGTTGAATTGAAAGGCTCATCACCAGGGGAGTCGCCAAAGCCAAGGCACAGGGGCAGGAAATAATAATCAGCGAAAGCGCACGGGTAAAACTTTCTGGATTTAGCCCCCGCCAGAGAAAAAGCCCAACAGAAGCAAAGAGCACCAGCAGGACAAAACGACGTGAAAGTAAATCCGTCATGGCAACAATCCGGGTACGGTTGACCAGATTGGCCTGGGTTTTGCGCAAAAGCGTGGCCATTTTGGTCTCATCGCCTGTGGCCGTGGCATCCATGACAAACGCTGTGGTTTCATTGCGGGTACCCGCATATACCCGGCTGCCAGCTTGCACAGGCTGGGGATAGGTCTCCCCCGTCAGGAGCGACATATCTATCGCTGACTCACCTTCCAGAATCACGCCATCCGCAGGCAGACGTTCACCGGCTTGAACCCGAATACGGGCCCCATTTTCCAAACGGGAAACCGGAACAGAAGTAAAGGCCTGGGCCGTTTCAGACCAGACCTCAACAACATTATGTTCATAAAAAGAAAGCAGTTGGTTATTGGCTCCTACCCGCTGTTGTGCGCGGCTCAGAGCATAACGGCTCAAAAGCAGCAAAAACACCAGCATCGAAAGGGAGTCAAAATAGGTTTCCCCCTGATGTTGAATCGTTTGCCAAGTGCCTGCGGCAAACCCTACCAAAAGCGAAAAAGCAATCGGTACATCAATCGAAAGCTGGCGGCTTCTCAGCCTGTGCCAGGCCTCTTTGTAAAAAGGCCAGGCACTGTAGGTCAAGGCTGGAATGACCAGCAAAAGTGCCAACCAGGAGAAAAATGCGGCCAGATAGCCTTCTAAGCCAGAATAGAGTGCCACCGCCAAAATCATCAGATTGCCAGTCGAAAAAGCCGCCACGCCAATCCGCATTAAAATCCGTTGATTTTCACGCTGGCGCAGATTTTCTGCTTCACGGTGATTCTTCACCGCATAGGGCTTATAGCCAAAGCGTTCAATCGCTGCCGCGACAGGCGCAAATTTTCCTTCGGGAGGAAGCGTCAGGGTCGCGATCGCATTGCTCAGGTTCAAACGGGAAGAAATCACACCGGGCATGAGTTCTGGTAGTTTTTCAATCAACCAGACACAGGCCGCGCAATGCACGCCTTCAAGGTAAAATTCAAGGCTCTTGCTGCCGTCGCGATTGCGTTCGGGCTGGGTAAAAGCAGGATCATCCAGATAGGCATAATTGCTAAGAGCGGCAGGAGCCGCCTGGGGGGTCCGAATACTGACCGATCCTGCACGAATATGATAATAATCGCCTAAACCCGCACTCTGTAAAATAGAATAAACTTGCTCACAGCCATTACAGCAAAATTCCTCGCCCTTGGCCTGGAGATCTCCAGGAATCGGAAGCGAGCAATGCTTGCAAATAGTAGAACTCATGACCACTGCAGGGTCGGGAGAAAGGCTCATTGATACAAGTCTCCTGTTTTACTACTATAGCGTATCGTGGAAGCACCTGCTGATCTCTGCTCTGTATCAAGGGCAGACTTGATCTGCATCAAGAATTGTTTTTCACCTCCATGACAAATCTATGAATTTATGACAAAAAAGCGCAATTTGTGAACAAAACAGGGTCTCAAGAACTGAATTCAAAAATCTTGCCAAACAGGCAAGAAAAAGATTAAGCTATAAACAGTCCAGAATTACTCAAAAAAACGGTGATCTGCTCTGGTATGCTAAACATCAATTCAATTTCTTGAAAGGATGCCCCACGTGGCAAACGCTTATTTCACCTCCCAAACCAAACGCTTTTTGATGGGTTTAAGCGCCCTGAGCCTCTTGGTCGCCTGTCAGATTCCCTTGGCTCCTTTGCAAAATTCAAATTCCAACCCGCCCTTAAGCACCCAATCACGCCCGATCCGCCCTCCTCAGGGGCGTTTGCACTGCCCGCCCGGAAGAGCAAACTGTAGACCCCAAGCTTTTAACTTGCCCAATCAGGATCAATTTATCCTGCCGCCAGAATACAAACCGACACAAGCCGTGATGATTTCAGACCGGTTAATGGCAGATATGAGTGGCCGGCCTTTGGTTCAAGCCTTGATTCAGGCCAATGCCCATGTCTGGATGCTGGGAACAGACCAAACCCTCTATAACCAAACCAAGCAGATTATACAAAGCACCCTGTCTCCCCTGGGCTTGCCCCTGGCTGCACAAATTTACCAATTGCCTGTGGCCACAGACAGTATCTGGAGCCGTGACTATGGCCCCCTAACCACTTTGCCGACAGCGGCCTATACAGGGCCCAAACTGGATTATAAACTCATGAACAGTTTTTATTATCCTGATCGCCGCAGCGATGATCGGGTTCCGGCTTTGCTCTCGCGCATTCTGAATTCCCCCTTGGGGCCTCTGACTGAAAAAACGGTCTTTACCAGCCAATTGTCTTTGGCACTGGAAGGGGGCAATTTGATGTGTACCGAACAGGATTGCTTTTCATCTCAATCGGTGATTGATCGCAACCTCGGCCAGAGTTTTCGCAATGGCAGAACCCTGAATACAGAAGAAGATATCAAAGCCGAGTTTAAATCTCAAATCCAACAAACCACACATTTCGTACCTGCACTGCCAACGGAAAGCACCGGACATATCGATATGTGGGCCAAGTTTTTAAATCAAAACACGCTGCTGATCGGGCAGCTCAGCGATCAAAGCATTCAGCTCGCCCCCGCTGAATACCAGGCCCAACTCAAAGACATTCAGGCCTTTCTCGAGATGCAGGCCAGCGGCAAAGACAGTAACGGGCAAGTGGTTCCAGAAAGCCTCTACCAACAGGCCCTGGCCAGCAATGCCCAATTAAAGGTTGTCAGAATTCCCATGCCCCTGCCGCTTCAGGAATACCAGGGGGCTTCACTTTTTCGCAGTTATACCAATGCCCTGATCGTCAATAACCATGCCTTGATTCCCCAATACCGCAGTCTGCCCAACAACCAGGCCTATCCAGACAATGCGCTGCTGCAAGGCTACGAGCAGGCGGTCAGCCAAGCCTATCAGGCAGCGGGTTATCAGGTCAAATGGATTCCCTCTGACACGTGGATCGTCAGCGGCGGGGCCGTGCACTGTGTCACCATGCAAATTCCCCAGGTTTAGGGTTTAGAAGCAGTTACCAAAAATATCGGGTATTCTCTCTCATTTTTCAGCACGGTATGTGCGGTTAAAAAGCGAATCTCTGCGAATCCATGTTTTTGCAAAAGGGCTTCGATCTTTTCACGCTCAAACCCCGTATGAAAAACACCTTCGACCGGCCCGCCATGAAAGGAGCCATCTTCCAGGTCGAGATCTGCCAAACCGATTTTCGCACCGGGTTTGAGATGATCTGCAAACGCTTGAAACAGCTGATCGGTATCCTCCACATGGTGCAATGCCATCGCGCTGATAATCGCATCAAATTTTTGCACAAGCGGCAATTCTAAAATATTCTGGCACAGCGCTTCAACCTTGCCCTGAAGTTCAGGTTTGGCCACCAATTGTTCTAGCATGGCCGCCGAGGTATCTACCGCATACACTTTTTTGACGCGGGGGGCGATATGCCCACTGAGCAGCCCGGTACCTGCGCCAAAATCCATTACGTGCATATCTTCGCGCCAGCTCAGATTTGCGAGCAAGGCACTGCCGATGCCTTGAGACAAATGCCTGACGGTCTCTCGCGCATCCCAATCCTGGGCCTTGTCTTTAAAAGGGTCTGTCATGGTTTACCTCACCACAGGTTTCTTTTCTTCAAATTAACATGTTCAGCTCCAAACAAGGTATCCTTTCAAGCTCCGGCTCAGGCAGAAGCTCGCCGGCCTGAAAGACTCTGGGGTATAATGGCAGCCAATAAGATTCCCAAGAAAAGAAAACCATGCCAGCCCCAGAACCCTCCAAAATATTGCGCCTTGCCTTGATCGGTCTGCCTGGCAGTGGAAAATCCACCCTGGGCCAGCTTCTGTCAAGAGCCCTGGCTCTGCCATTGATTGACAGCGATACCTGTTTTGAAAAGGAAAGTGGGCGGCAAATTGCTGAAGTCTTCGCCCAGGGAGAAGAACCCCTGTTCAGGGCTTGGGAAAGGGCCTGGCTCAGCCAATTGCATGCACTGCCGGCCTGTATTATCAGTACGGGCGGCGGCATGCCCTGCCAAGCCCAAGCCATGGAAGCCTTAAAAGCACACTGCCTGACGATCTGGCTGCAATGCCCCACCGATCAGATTTGGGAACGGCTCAAAAGCCTTTCCCACCCCATGATTCGCAGCCGCAACCGCAAAGCCTTTGAAGACCTGGCCCTTCAACGGGAACCCTTTTACCGTCAGGCCCACTGGCATATAAACGCCCAGAGCACACCTGAGGAGCTGTCAAAGCATATTCTCGAAAGGCTCCAAGCGGAGTTTGGTTCTCAATTCTGATTTTGAAACCGGTTGTTGCTGCGATCCACGTCAGGGGTCACGCTGGAAGGATCCAAACGCACTTCTTTGACTTCTGCGCCGACCTCAAAACTCAGACGTTCAGAACGGTTGACCCCATCCCAAAGATGAAAAACCACCTCACCGCTTTTCAAAACCAAGGCAATCGAGACGGGCATAATTGCCTCGCCCAAACGCTGAACGGTCACTGTCACCTTGTATTTGCCCTCATGCTCTGAAACCTGCAAGGATTGAATGCCATAGTCAATGACATGGCTTTCCTGCACCCATTGCAAAAAGAACCACTGCAAATCCTTGCCTGCAATTTTTTCAAGTTCAACCTGAAAATCTGCAACGGTCAGTTCTTTTTGCAAATAGCGTTTCTGCAATTGTACTTCGAGATTTTCCAGCACTTTTTTGCCCAAGAGCACATCCAGCATGCGAAAAATGGTATAGCCCTTGCCCTGGGAAAGGGCTGCAAAACTGTCCAAGGGCAAACGGTCAAGAATCAGACGGGGAGTCTGCAAAGAGGTATTCCAACCCTGCCGGGCGGAGCGCAGATAGCTTTCGGTGACCTGATCGCCCAAGAGATAATTTTTACGTTTCTGTTGCATATAGACCTGACCGGTATACAGCGCCAGACCTTGGGTCATCCAGGGCACGACCAGCTGATTCTGCCTGACACGTTGCCCCCAATACTGCTGCGCAATGCCATAAACCAGCCATTCAGTCAGCTGTTGGCGAGAGCGGGCCTCATTTTTGCCTTCGGCAAAAGAATTGCGCAGAACAATCAATTGTTGAGAAGCAATCACAGGGTATTTGCTGTCTTCTGCAGCGACAATCGTCAAACGCTTGGAGGGAAACACCCCATAACGCTGTTTAAAGAAACGCAGGACTTCTTCTGTAATCTGAAGCGCTTCGGTGCTCCATTTTTGCAGCTTACCGGGGTAATAATAGCGCAGTTGCATATCATCCACATCCGCGGTGCGCAGCAGCAAATCAGGGGTAAAGATCAAATCCAGCCCACTTTGGCGCTCTCCACTGTAACGGTAGGTATGGTCAGCACTGGAAAGACTGACAGGTGCCAGTGGCGAAATCGCAAAAAGCTTGTCCAGAATCCGAACACTTACACTGTAATCGCTCAATTCTGAAGCTTCTGGCTGCCATTGCCCATTCTGGTAACTGACCAGACGGGGATACCAACTGCCCAAACCCAAACGGTTGGGATCATCTACCAAATAATAGGAACGATCCACCTGGGGCAAGCGCTCCAAAACAAAACGCAAAGTCAACTTCAATTCCTGGCCCGGCTCCAGAGGCTGAGACAGAAAAACCTGATACAGTAAAGTGTCTTCAATTTCCCGTCCCAAATAGTTATAACGGTAGGCATGGCCTGGCAGGACGAGTTTATCGGCACTCAAAACCTCTCTCACCTGCATTTTCGCCTGGCTGTTGGCATCCAGACGAAAAAAAAGTTCTTTCAGAGGCTCTTTGCTTTCATTGGTAAACTGCAGGGTTTCTTCACCCTGTAAAGATGCGGTATTGGTATTCAGTTCCAGATTGATCTGATAAACCGAGCGAGCCTGAACGCCTGAAATCAACAGTAGCCAAAGAACAGAACAGAACAAGAAACGCTTAAGCAGCACGCCTCAACTCCGAATCTTGGCCAGAGCGGCCTGAACAGAAGACTTTAAAACCGGCTCCAACTGAGGAGCCTTCAAAAGCGCTTCCAAAGGGGAGAGTGCTCGGCTGTCTTTTAACTCAGCCAAAGCCTTTACAGCCTCTTCACGGACCAGAACATGGCCATCTTCAAGCGCTTGAAGCAGGGGCTCTAGGTCTTCAAGTTTGCCTTGTTTCCCCAGGGCAGAAGCCGCAAAAGCCCGCATCAGAAAATCTTCATTTTTTTGCAGCACACGGGTCAGCGGCGCAATCAACTCAGGGCTCTTCAATGCCCCCAAAGCTTCAGCAGCAGCATTTCTGACCCAGTTATCGGCATCATCCAAGGCCGCAATCAGCGCATGCAAGGCATCCTGATGATGAATCTGGCCCAAACTCTGAACCACCGAACAACGCACCCAAGGCTCGGAATGTTTCAAGGCT of the bacterium (Candidatus Blackallbacteria) CG13_big_fil_rev_8_21_14_2_50_49_14 genome contains:
- the ccoG gene encoding cytochrome c oxidase accessory protein CcoG, whose product is MKIEELPQDRLATTDESGHRVYLYPADVEGKYHKRRLLVHAILVAVFLLLPWIQINGYQSILLDITHRRFVIFGLAFWAHDAPLLVFVFGGVLIGISLLTAIKGRLWCGWGCPETVFVEFVYRKIERLIEGNSVQRRRLAEAPLSFNKLRLKATKWFAFLIVTLIITHSFLAYFIGTEELGHWMTRSPAEHPTAFTVMAFTTVVLLFSFGWFREQFCIIMCPYGRFQSVLMDENSLAVIYDEKRGEPRRGADVPKEEQGDCISCNRCVQVCPTGVDIRRGVQLECVACTACIDACDEVMLRQHKDPGLISYTTLNELDGKPARHIRTRVILLSVALLGILSGLTWVLVSRDPVKTTIFNAKNVPFTVLDPNQPDPNVANQFFLVSS
- a CDS encoding cytochrome oxidase subunit III, producing MTNDPLLDHDYDGIKELDNPLPGWWLGTFYIAIVFAAFYFTWHHIIGDGHLVQKAYEKQWAEMQAAELAKSAAQMASLSDDTLLKGAKDSAVVAAGKDKFTSTCSSCHGPDGGGLIGPNLTDVYWINGDGKPLSILKVIKEGVTAKGMPAWGPVLSQQDISNVTSYIVSIQGSKPANPKAPQGEKY
- a CDS encoding CcoQ/FixQ family Cbb3-type cytochrome c oxidase assembly chaperone, encoding MKSEVLAYFNMPDLTNVGLIIFFTVFISMLIWVFQPWRKPVYQHMSELPLQEDT
- a CDS encoding cytochrome C oxidase Cbb3 (CcoN/CcoO FixN/FixO), whose translation is MDSTGQVESFEYDDKVVKLFVVATMVWAFVAFLLGVTIAFQLADWRLNFNLPWLTYGRLRPLHTNAAIFAFAGNAIFAGIYHSTQRLCKTRLFSDLLSRAHFWGWQLIIVSAAITLPLGITMGKEYAELEWPIDIAITVVWVIFAVNFFGTLWKRRERHMYVALWFYIATIVTVAVLHIVNSLEFPVSFLKSYPLFAGVQDGLIQWWYGHNAVAFFLTTPFLGLMYYYIPKAVGRPVYSYRLSIVHFWALVFIYIWAGPHHLLNTALPEWSQTVGMVFSLMLWAPSWGGMINGLLTLRGAWDRLRTDPILKFLVAGVTFYGMSTFEGPLLSIKAVNSLSHYTDWTIGHVHGGTLGWNGLLTFGMLYYLVPKLWNTKLYSVKLANAHFWTGVTATGIYMISMWTAGITQGLMWRAINAEGKLTYPDFIETVTRIVPLYWVRGLSGVMFLIGYCLLIYNLVKTIQGGQKDYVVTDKAEKLPSFNKINARLVGTKPHRLLEGLPYVFTALTIIAILVGSIIEIVPAMVVQEFVPVKTAARVYSPLELTGRDLYVREGCYVCHSQQIRPMVAETLRYGKPSTVAESMYDRPFQWGSRRAGPDLARVGGKYPNSWHYRHMLNPRDIVPQSIMPNYGWLATGKADFGSVQAKLAVMKKLGVPYSDDQVKDARENAEKEAAQIAAVLEKEVGVKADEIKDKEIVALIAYLQRLGKTGEVEVASAK
- the ccoS gene encoding cbb3-type cytochrome oxidase assembly protein CcoS — translated: MNILILTVPMAILVSAGFAAAFLWAVKNGQFEDLETPSHRVLYDEK
- a CDS encoding class I SAM-dependent methyltransferase, encoding MTDPFKDKAQDWDARETVRHLSQGIGSALLANLSWREDMHVMDFGAGTGLLSGHIAPRVKKVYAVDTSAAMLEQLVAKPELQGKVEALCQNILELPLVQKFDAIISAMALHHVEDTDQLFQAFADHLKPGAKIGLADLDLEDGSFHGGPVEGVFHTGFEREKIEALLQKHGFAEIRFLTAHTVLKNEREYPIFLVTASKP